A genomic stretch from Chryseobacterium sp. SNU WT5 includes:
- the ybeY gene encoding rRNA maturation RNase YbeY — translation MIQFFFEDVDPLPFDKKTIGWLRTIIENENKKQGKITYVFCTDEALLKINQEYLQHDYFTDIITFDYVKGTTISADIFVSLPRIKDNATTHNKSFNSEVHRVLAHGILHLCGYKDKTPEESTLMREKEDFYLAQM, via the coding sequence ATGATACAATTTTTTTTTGAAGATGTAGACCCTCTCCCTTTCGATAAAAAAACGATTGGTTGGTTAAGGACTATTATAGAAAATGAAAACAAAAAACAGGGTAAAATAACTTATGTTTTTTGTACTGATGAAGCATTGTTAAAAATCAATCAGGAGTATTTACAACATGACTATTTCACTGACATTATCACTTTTGACTATGTAAAGGGAACTACCATTTCGGCTGATATTTTTGTATCTTTGCCGCGCATTAAAGACAATGCAACTACTCATAATAAAAGTTTCAATTCTGAGGTTCATCGTGTATTAGCGCATGGAATTCTTCACTTATGTGGATACAAGGATAAAACTCCAGAGGAAAGTACTTTAATGCGTGAGAAGGAAGATTTCTATCTTGCTCAAATGTAA